In the Natrinema amylolyticum genome, one interval contains:
- the thrC gene encoding threonine synthase: MSLSLSADRPERPDDADDGVWLECIECGETFAPFDDVRYTCDDCNGLLEVRYADLPTFDDFEGEGVWRYADALPFESGVSIQEGATPLYEVPRLEEEVGVEALRIKHEGMNPTGSFKDRGMTVGVRVAKELDVGRLACASTGNTSAALAAYGSRGGMQTLVLLPAGKVAAGKIAQASLHGARILEVDGNFDACLDIVQELAGQGEAYLLNSLNPFRLEGQKTIGLEILEGFLADYDAVPDRIVLPVGNAGNTSALYKAFRELVQAGELAEDDVPKLTGVQAEGAAPMVEAIENGADEVRRWEDVETRATAIRIGNPVNAPKALPGIRETGGTAVAVSDEEITEAQRDIAGEGIGVEPASAASIAGLRKLRAEGIVEDDERVACLTTGHLLKDPDAAAAAGSEPEPVPADTQGVLEHLAE; the protein is encoded by the coding sequence ATGAGTCTCAGTCTCTCGGCCGACCGGCCGGAACGACCCGACGACGCCGACGACGGCGTCTGGCTCGAGTGCATCGAGTGCGGCGAGACGTTCGCCCCCTTCGACGACGTCCGATACACCTGCGACGACTGTAACGGGCTGCTCGAGGTCCGCTACGCCGACCTGCCGACGTTCGACGACTTCGAGGGCGAGGGCGTCTGGCGCTACGCCGACGCGCTGCCATTCGAATCCGGCGTCTCGATTCAGGAGGGCGCGACGCCGCTGTACGAGGTGCCCCGTCTCGAGGAGGAGGTCGGCGTCGAGGCCCTGCGAATCAAACACGAGGGGATGAATCCGACGGGGTCGTTTAAGGACCGCGGGATGACCGTCGGCGTGCGAGTCGCGAAGGAACTCGACGTCGGTCGGTTGGCCTGTGCCTCGACGGGCAACACCAGCGCCGCGCTGGCCGCCTACGGCTCCCGCGGCGGCATGCAGACGCTCGTGCTCCTCCCCGCCGGCAAGGTCGCCGCCGGGAAGATCGCACAAGCCAGCCTCCACGGCGCGCGCATCTTGGAGGTCGACGGCAACTTCGACGCCTGTCTCGACATCGTCCAGGAACTCGCGGGTCAGGGCGAGGCCTATCTGCTGAACTCGCTGAACCCGTTCCGGCTCGAGGGCCAGAAGACGATCGGCCTCGAGATCCTCGAGGGCTTCCTCGCGGACTACGACGCCGTTCCGGACCGTATCGTGCTGCCCGTCGGCAACGCGGGCAACACGTCGGCGCTGTACAAGGCCTTCCGCGAACTCGTCCAGGCGGGCGAACTCGCGGAAGACGACGTGCCGAAACTGACCGGCGTTCAGGCCGAGGGCGCTGCACCGATGGTCGAGGCGATCGAGAACGGGGCCGACGAGGTCCGTCGCTGGGAGGACGTCGAGACCCGCGCGACCGCGATCCGGATCGGGAACCCGGTCAACGCGCCGAAGGCCCTGCCCGGCATCCGCGAGACCGGCGGCACCGCCGTCGCGGTCTCCGACGAGGAGATCACCGAGGCCCAGCGCGATATCGCCGGCGAGGGGATCGGCGTCGAACCCGCCTCCGCCGCCTCGATCGCCGGCTTGCGAAAGCTCCGCGCCGAAGGGATCGTCGAGGACGACGAACGCGTCGCCTGTCTCACCACCGGCCACCTGCTCAAGGATCCCGATGCCGCGGCCGCCGCCGGCAGCGAACCCGAACCCGTGCCGGCCGACACGCAGGGAGTACTCGAGCATCTCGCGGAGTAA
- a CDS encoding transcription initiation factor IIB, producing MADTDSAAICPECDGRLRRRGTEIVCEECGLISAEDAIDRGPEWRSFEDDDTDRRRTGAPLTRSRHDRGLSTEIGYGSGSNSGYSSRLTGRKRRQIARLRREHNRARISSKAERNQVYGFAEIRRITALLSLPDSTREQACALFESAQSEGLFQGRSLEGFAAAAIYATCRTRSVPRTIDEIADIARADGDELEVAYDALNRELGLPTGPIDPTTYLPRYASKLDLGSAVERRAREYVDALLEAGLIGGRNPSGVAAGCLYKAAGEREEWPSLTQAAAAEVADVAAVTIRSTVTNIDEL from the coding sequence ATGGCGGACACCGATTCGGCTGCGATCTGTCCCGAGTGTGACGGCAGATTACGGAGGAGGGGTACCGAAATCGTCTGTGAGGAGTGCGGACTGATCTCCGCCGAGGACGCGATCGACCGCGGACCCGAATGGCGGTCGTTCGAGGACGACGATACCGACCGGCGCCGGACCGGCGCACCGCTCACTCGCTCGAGACACGACCGGGGGCTCTCGACGGAGATCGGATACGGGTCCGGCTCGAACTCGGGATACAGTTCTCGACTCACCGGCCGCAAACGTCGACAGATCGCGCGACTACGCCGCGAGCACAATCGCGCACGGATCTCGTCGAAGGCGGAACGAAACCAGGTCTACGGGTTCGCCGAAATCAGGCGAATCACTGCTCTGCTCTCCCTGCCGGACTCCACGAGAGAACAGGCCTGTGCCCTCTTCGAGTCCGCGCAGTCCGAAGGGCTCTTTCAGGGCCGCTCGCTCGAGGGGTTCGCCGCCGCCGCGATCTATGCGACCTGTCGGACGCGCTCGGTCCCCCGAACGATCGACGAAATCGCCGACATCGCACGCGCCGACGGCGACGAACTCGAGGTCGCATACGACGCGCTGAACCGCGAACTCGGGCTTCCGACGGGCCCGATCGACCCCACGACGTACCTGCCGCGGTACGCCTCGAAACTCGACCTCGGATCGGCCGTCGAGCGCCGTGCCCGCGAGTACGTCGACGCCCTGCTCGAGGCGGGATTGATCGGTGGGCGCAATCCGAGCGGGGTCGCCGCGGGCTGTCTCTACAAGGCCGCCGGCGAACGCGAGGAGTGGCCGTCACTGACGCAGGCCGCGGCGGCGGAGGTCGCCGACGTCGCGGCGGTGACGATTCGTTCGACGGTCACGAACATCGACGAACTCTGA
- a CDS encoding ATP-binding protein: MAQAGNSELVDSFEQFFRNYYDSEIKQLAQRYPNEQRSLHIDWQDLYRFDPDLADDFINQPEQLQRYAEEALRLYDLPIDVSLGQAHVRVRNLPETESPEIREIRARDMNSLVQVHGIVRKATDVRPKIEEAAFECQLCGTLTRVPQSSGDFQEPHECQGCERQGPFRVNFDQSEFVDSQKIRVQESPEGLRGGETPQALDINIEDDITGEVTPGDHVSAIGVLRLEQQGDQQEKSPVFDFYMEGMSVEIDEEQFEDMDITGEDKEEIVRLSSSEDIYEQMVASIAPSIYGYDQEKLSMILQLFSGVTKQLPDGSRIRGDLHMLLIGDPGTGKCVRGETEVTLADGRDVPIRELVESNLDDPKPIDDGWYDEIDIDVPSLQENGEIAPQRATKVWKREAPNRMYRLRTAGGRELEVTPSHPLFINVDGDFQPVRAEELSVGDHVTVAETGTEPISQPTTENTVADGGALRSKDAVESSRIISIKTVEPDYDWVYDLEIEGTHNYISNGVVSHNSQMLAYIENIAPRAVYTSGKGSSSAGLTAAAVRDDFGDGQQWSLEAGALVLADQGIAAIDELDKMRPEDRSAMHEALEQQKISVSKAGINATLKSRCSLLGAANPKYGRFDQYEPISEQIDLEPALISRFDLIFTVTDTPDEEKDRNLAEHIITTNYAGELTTQREEMSSLDVSTDEIAEMTDQVDPEIDAELLRKYIAYAKQNCHPRMTEEARDAIRDFYVDLRSKGTDEDAAVPVTARKLEALVRLSEASARVRLSDTVEQSDAERVIEIVRSCLQDVGVDPETGEFDADIVEAGTSKSQRDRIKNLKQLISDIEEEYDDGAPVDIVMERADEIGMDQSKAEHEIDKLKQKGEVYEPSTDTLRTT; the protein is encoded by the coding sequence ATGGCGCAAGCGGGAAATTCCGAACTCGTCGACTCTTTCGAGCAGTTCTTTCGCAACTACTACGACAGCGAGATCAAGCAGCTTGCGCAGCGGTATCCGAACGAACAGCGGTCGCTCCATATCGACTGGCAGGACCTCTACCGGTTCGATCCGGACCTCGCAGACGACTTCATCAACCAGCCCGAACAGCTCCAGCGCTACGCCGAGGAGGCGCTGCGGTTGTACGACCTCCCGATCGACGTGAGCCTCGGGCAAGCACACGTCCGGGTCCGGAACCTCCCCGAGACGGAGTCCCCCGAGATCCGTGAAATCCGCGCCCGGGACATGAACTCCCTCGTTCAGGTCCACGGGATCGTCCGCAAGGCCACCGACGTCCGCCCGAAAATCGAGGAGGCCGCCTTCGAGTGCCAGCTCTGTGGTACCCTCACTCGCGTCCCCCAGTCCAGCGGCGACTTTCAGGAGCCCCACGAGTGTCAGGGCTGTGAACGACAGGGCCCCTTCCGCGTCAACTTCGACCAGTCCGAGTTCGTGGACTCGCAGAAGATTCGAGTACAGGAGAGCCCCGAAGGACTCCGCGGCGGCGAGACTCCACAGGCCCTCGACATCAACATCGAGGACGACATCACCGGCGAGGTCACCCCCGGCGACCACGTCTCCGCGATCGGTGTCCTCAGACTCGAGCAACAGGGCGACCAACAGGAGAAGTCCCCCGTCTTCGACTTCTACATGGAGGGGATGTCCGTCGAAATCGACGAAGAGCAGTTCGAGGACATGGACATCACCGGCGAGGACAAAGAGGAGATCGTCCGCCTCTCGAGTTCCGAGGACATCTACGAGCAGATGGTCGCCTCCATCGCGCCCTCGATCTACGGCTACGATCAGGAGAAGCTCTCGATGATCCTCCAACTGTTCTCGGGCGTGACGAAACAGTTGCCCGACGGCTCGCGGATTCGGGGCGACTTACATATGCTCCTGATCGGGGACCCCGGTACCGGTAAATGCGTTCGCGGTGAGACGGAAGTCACGCTCGCAGATGGCCGAGACGTACCGATTCGCGAACTCGTCGAATCGAACCTCGACGATCCGAAACCGATCGACGACGGGTGGTACGACGAGATCGATATCGACGTTCCTTCTTTACAGGAAAACGGAGAAATCGCCCCACAGCGTGCGACGAAAGTCTGGAAACGAGAGGCACCCAATCGGATGTATCGGCTTCGGACCGCTGGTGGACGGGAGCTCGAGGTGACGCCGTCGCATCCGCTGTTCATCAATGTCGATGGTGACTTTCAGCCAGTCCGCGCCGAAGAGCTATCGGTTGGCGACCACGTCACTGTAGCCGAGACGGGAACGGAGCCGATCAGCCAACCGACCACGGAAAACACAGTGGCTGACGGGGGAGCCCTACGTTCGAAGGACGCCGTCGAATCCAGTCGAATCATCTCGATCAAAACGGTCGAACCCGATTACGACTGGGTATACGACCTCGAGATCGAAGGAACTCATAACTACATCTCGAACGGCGTCGTTTCGCACAACTCCCAAATGCTCGCGTACATCGAGAACATCGCGCCGCGAGCCGTCTACACCTCCGGAAAGGGCAGCAGCTCGGCGGGGCTCACCGCCGCGGCCGTTCGCGACGACTTCGGCGACGGCCAACAGTGGAGTCTCGAGGCCGGCGCGCTCGTCCTCGCCGATCAGGGGATCGCGGCGATCGACGAACTCGACAAAATGCGACCGGAAGACAGGAGCGCCATGCACGAGGCCTTAGAGCAACAGAAAATCTCGGTCTCGAAGGCGGGGATCAACGCCACGCTCAAGTCTCGCTGTTCGCTGCTGGGCGCGGCGAACCCCAAGTACGGCCGCTTCGACCAGTACGAACCCATCAGCGAGCAGATCGACCTCGAGCCGGCGCTGATCTCGCGGTTCGACCTGATCTTTACGGTGACGGACACGCCCGACGAGGAGAAAGACCGCAATCTCGCCGAACACATCATCACGACCAACTACGCGGGCGAGTTGACCACCCAGCGCGAGGAGATGTCCTCGCTTGACGTCAGCACCGACGAGATCGCCGAGATGACCGATCAGGTCGATCCGGAGATCGACGCCGAACTTCTACGGAAGTACATCGCCTACGCCAAGCAGAACTGCCATCCGCGGATGACCGAGGAGGCCCGCGACGCGATTCGGGATTTCTACGTCGACCTCCGATCGAAGGGCACTGACGAGGACGCGGCGGTGCCCGTCACGGCCCGCAAGCTCGAGGCGCTGGTGCGGCTGTCGGAGGCCAGCGCCCGCGTTCGGCTGTCGGATACGGTCGAACAGAGCGACGCCGAGCGGGTCATCGAGATCGTCCGCTCGTGTCTCCAGGACGTCGGCGTCGACCCCGAGACCGGCGAGTTCGACGCGGACATCGTCGAGGCCGGGACCTCCAAGTCCCAGCGCGACCGGATCAAGAACCTCAAACAGCTCATTAGCGATATCGAGGAGGAGTACGACGACGGCGCGCCGGTCGACATCGTCATGGAGCGGGCCGACGAGATCGGGATGGACCAGTCCAAGGCCGAACACGAGATCGACAAGCTCAAACAGAAAGGCGAGGTCTACGAGCCGAGTACGGACACGCTCCGGACGACGTAA
- a CDS encoding DUF502 domain-containing protein — MGGLGSRVQRWLINGVVITIPLVATLLVVLVVLDFILGVLSPVITGVTYVWSDEPPVPVIQIATLLSVIGFFLLVGIVAEHTPGKYLSKRVHATMETIPGVSTVYESVRRASKLLLDDETDQFQDVKLVEFPHEGAYMLGFLTAETPPVVEASAGEDEMVTIMVPLAPNPATNGYVMHMPTEKVHEVDLTVEEAFRSIATLGVAADSLGDTATGDE; from the coding sequence ATGGGAGGTCTCGGCTCGAGAGTACAGCGGTGGCTCATCAACGGGGTCGTGATTACGATTCCGCTGGTCGCGACGCTGCTCGTCGTCCTCGTCGTGCTCGATTTCATTCTCGGCGTGCTCTCACCGGTGATCACCGGCGTGACGTACGTCTGGAGCGACGAGCCGCCGGTGCCAGTGATTCAGATCGCGACGCTCCTGTCCGTGATCGGGTTCTTCCTGCTAGTCGGGATCGTCGCGGAGCATACGCCCGGGAAGTACCTCTCCAAGCGGGTCCACGCGACGATGGAAACGATCCCCGGCGTCAGTACCGTCTACGAGAGCGTCCGACGGGCGAGCAAACTCCTGTTGGACGACGAGACGGACCAGTTTCAGGACGTAAAACTCGTCGAATTCCCCCACGAGGGGGCGTACATGCTCGGCTTCCTCACCGCAGAGACGCCGCCCGTGGTCGAAGCCAGTGCCGGCGAGGACGAGATGGTGACGATCATGGTCCCGCTCGCACCGAACCCCGCCACGAACGGGTACGTGATGCACATGCCCACGGAGAAGGTCCACGAAGTCGACCTGACCGTCGAGGAAGCGTTCCGGTCGATCGCGACGCTCGGCGTCGCCGCCGATAGCCTCGGCGATACGGCAACCGGTGACGAGTGA
- the fdhF gene encoding formate dehydrogenase subunit alpha: protein MSGEDPASHVDDAETERRPTPVERVPSVPDVTDPRPSTPLTEQFETGTANDPDVGTDGDRMTHLTIDGTPVAVPPGSTIIDAIESTEPADELAALCYYDRDTEQADDIGPRGECRTCTVHTDEHGLVTACSFPAEDGLTVRTDEDAAAEARDVNLDLQLSGHNLRCTTCGQNGRCELQDASIEQEVEEPRWGTFGDRDEYYPLDDTSPAIQIDRNKCILCNRCVEACNDVQVEGVLRMEGNGDDTEIAFQNGEDTFDESTCVSCGHCVTVCPTGSLVEQGLVDASTMPLPGFTQENSIGKVLESPKAETADQTEAPNRNVPRGRRETEVEELSGVARYMAKAKERAGDAKRRARDRAKRVGDRTMKEAEHAAEGVALNTMSAGQLFDVATTVGDARLSRVTKAETTCNYCAVGCRFELYGKDNEILGVRPADPEATPANDFSTCVKGKFGYDYVDADDRLEKPLIRREDAGDGPVGRDGFREATWKEALDRVHEGLSDVRDEHGSESLSVISSSKTTNEENFLCQKFARQVLETPHVDNCARLCHSSTVAALQQTVGYGAMTNRINEDIGETDCYLITGSNTTESHPVLATRIKQNVRDGAELIVIDPREVGLAEHADQYIRTTPGEDVAWMNGMMRYIIENDLHDEEFIEERTKHFDELKKKVEPFTPEQVEELTAVPAEKLKEAAETIATADTCIFGWAMGLTQHNTGTRNVLSIANLALLTGNVGKPRAGLSAFRGQNNVQGGGGDMGPAPHTLPGYQDLGDEEVLDKFADAWGERPPNEIGLRLPEMFHAINDEELHGVFIMGENPVLSEPEVDNAEQGLETLDFLAVQDIFLTESAEYADVVLPAASAAEKSGTFTNTERRIQRVRPAVEPPGKAKPDLEILRQLAKRFGYEWEYETVADVMDEINDLVPIYGGVTYERLEEETKGIQWPCFDEDDPGTPYLYEDEFNFEDGKARFVPADYAQPPDMPDEEYPITLSTGRVLYHWHTGTMTRRVGTLMNHVPESFVTIHPEMAEQLDVEDQEYVRVESRRGEIIVKANVEDTSDPGVVFIPMHFPQGAVNTLTEHELDATSYIPQYKVTSVRISPLEIDPEEATADVHPTPGQLEGQDGDPEAVGGRSSDD, encoded by the coding sequence ATGAGCGGTGAGGATCCCGCGAGTCACGTCGACGACGCGGAGACCGAGCGCCGGCCGACGCCGGTCGAGCGGGTCCCGTCGGTCCCCGACGTGACCGATCCGCGGCCGAGCACGCCGCTGACCGAACAGTTCGAGACCGGGACTGCCAACGACCCCGACGTCGGCACGGACGGCGACCGGATGACCCACCTCACGATCGACGGCACGCCCGTCGCGGTGCCGCCGGGCTCGACGATCATCGACGCGATCGAGTCGACGGAGCCGGCCGACGAGCTCGCGGCGCTCTGTTACTACGACCGAGACACGGAGCAGGCCGACGACATCGGTCCCCGAGGCGAGTGTCGGACCTGTACCGTCCACACGGACGAGCACGGGCTCGTGACGGCCTGCTCGTTCCCGGCCGAGGACGGCCTCACGGTCCGAACCGACGAGGACGCCGCGGCCGAGGCGCGGGACGTGAACCTCGATCTCCAGCTGTCGGGCCACAACCTCCGCTGTACGACGTGCGGACAGAACGGCCGCTGCGAGCTGCAGGACGCATCCATCGAACAGGAGGTCGAGGAGCCGCGGTGGGGAACCTTCGGGGACCGCGACGAGTACTACCCGCTCGACGACACCTCGCCGGCCATCCAGATCGACCGCAACAAGTGTATCCTCTGTAACCGCTGCGTCGAGGCCTGCAACGACGTGCAGGTCGAGGGCGTCCTCCGCATGGAGGGCAACGGCGACGATACGGAGATCGCTTTCCAGAACGGCGAGGATACGTTCGACGAGTCCACCTGCGTCTCCTGCGGTCACTGCGTCACCGTCTGTCCGACCGGCTCGCTGGTCGAGCAGGGGCTGGTCGACGCCTCGACGATGCCCCTGCCCGGATTCACCCAGGAGAACTCCATCGGGAAGGTCCTCGAGAGCCCGAAGGCGGAGACGGCCGACCAGACGGAGGCACCGAACCGCAACGTTCCCCGCGGCCGTCGCGAGACGGAGGTAGAAGAACTCTCGGGCGTCGCCCGCTACATGGCGAAGGCGAAAGAGCGGGCCGGAGACGCGAAGCGCCGCGCGAGGGATCGAGCGAAGCGGGTAGGCGATCGGACGATGAAGGAGGCCGAACACGCCGCCGAAGGGGTCGCTCTCAATACGATGTCGGCCGGCCAGTTGTTCGACGTCGCGACGACCGTCGGCGACGCGCGCCTCTCGCGGGTCACCAAGGCCGAAACCACCTGCAACTACTGTGCCGTCGGCTGCCGGTTCGAACTCTACGGCAAGGACAACGAGATCCTCGGCGTCCGGCCCGCCGACCCCGAGGCGACGCCGGCGAACGACTTCTCTACCTGCGTGAAGGGGAAGTTCGGCTACGACTACGTCGACGCCGACGACCGCCTCGAGAAGCCGCTGATCCGGAGGGAAGACGCCGGCGACGGGCCGGTCGGCCGCGACGGGTTCCGCGAGGCGACGTGGAAAGAGGCGCTCGACCGCGTCCACGAGGGGCTCTCGGACGTTCGAGACGAGCACGGGAGCGAGTCCCTCTCGGTTATCTCGTCGTCGAAGACGACGAACGAGGAGAACTTCCTCTGCCAGAAGTTCGCCCGGCAGGTGCTCGAGACACCCCACGTCGACAACTGCGCGCGGCTCTGTCACTCCTCGACGGTCGCGGCGCTCCAGCAGACGGTCGGCTACGGCGCGATGACCAACCGCATCAACGAGGACATCGGGGAGACGGACTGCTACCTCATCACCGGCTCCAACACGACCGAGTCGCATCCGGTGTTGGCCACGCGAATCAAGCAAAACGTCCGCGACGGCGCGGAACTCATCGTCATCGATCCGCGGGAGGTCGGGTTGGCCGAGCACGCCGACCAGTACATTCGGACGACCCCCGGCGAGGACGTGGCCTGGATGAACGGGATGATGCGGTACATCATCGAGAACGACCTCCACGACGAGGAGTTCATCGAGGAGCGGACGAAACACTTCGACGAGTTGAAGAAGAAGGTCGAGCCGTTCACGCCCGAGCAGGTCGAGGAGCTGACGGCCGTCCCCGCCGAGAAACTGAAGGAGGCTGCAGAGACCATCGCAACCGCAGACACCTGCATCTTCGGCTGGGCGATGGGGCTGACCCAGCACAACACCGGCACGCGGAACGTGCTGTCGATCGCCAATCTCGCGCTTCTGACGGGAAACGTCGGCAAGCCCCGGGCCGGCCTCTCGGCGTTCCGCGGGCAGAACAACGTCCAGGGCGGCGGGGGCGACATGGGACCGGCCCCGCACACGCTCCCGGGATACCAGGACCTCGGCGACGAGGAGGTACTGGACAAGTTCGCCGACGCGTGGGGAGAGCGCCCGCCCAACGAGATCGGGCTTCGGCTTCCGGAGATGTTCCACGCGATCAACGACGAGGAACTCCACGGTGTGTTCATCATGGGCGAGAATCCGGTCCTCTCGGAACCGGAGGTCGACAACGCCGAGCAGGGGTTGGAGACGCTCGACTTCCTCGCCGTCCAAGACATCTTCCTGACCGAGTCGGCCGAATACGCCGACGTCGTCCTCCCGGCCGCGTCCGCCGCCGAGAAGTCGGGGACGTTCACGAACACGGAGCGGCGCATCCAACGGGTCCGCCCCGCGGTCGAGCCGCCGGGGAAGGCGAAGCCGGACCTCGAGATCCTCCGCCAGCTCGCGAAGCGGTTCGGCTACGAGTGGGAGTACGAGACGGTGGCCGACGTGATGGACGAGATCAACGACCTCGTCCCGATCTACGGCGGGGTCACCTACGAGCGCTTGGAGGAGGAGACGAAGGGCATCCAGTGGCCCTGCTTCGACGAGGACGATCCGGGGACGCCGTACCTCTACGAGGACGAGTTCAACTTCGAGGACGGGAAGGCGCGGTTCGTCCCCGCCGACTACGCCCAGCCGCCGGACATGCCCGACGAGGAGTACCCGATCACGCTCTCGACCGGCCGGGTGCTCTACCACTGGCACACGGGCACGATGACTCGGCGGGTCGGCACCCTGATGAACCACGTTCCTGAGAGCTTCGTCACCATCCACCCCGAGATGGCCGAACAGTTAGACGTCGAAGACCAGGAGTACGTCCGCGTCGAGTCGCGCCGGGGGGAGATCATCGTGAAGGCGAACGTCGAGGACACCTCCGACCCCGGCGTCGTCTTCATCCCGATGCACTTCCCGCAGGGAGCGGTCAACACGCTCACCGAGCACGAACTCGACGCGACGTCGTACATCCCGCAGTACAAGGTGACGAGCGTCCGCATCTCGCCGCTCGAGATCGATCCCGAAGAAGCGACCGCGGACGTTCATCCGACGCCGGGCCAGCTCGAGGGACAGGACGGCGATCCCGAGGCGGTCGGCGGTCGAAGCAGCGACGACTGA
- a CDS encoding NADH-ubiquinone oxidoreductase-F iron-sulfur binding region domain-containing protein encodes MDESRDSTSGDAVVRVAGGSRSRRRKQRALDEVRSAATDARVLETGPTGVRRHEPLVLLTRDERTAFVPASIVGRLESVVETFERGELPTDDAVAVVEHDPEPASLPTPADGPLAVGRRRALGRCGWIEPASVPDESAAELASDRPDEARSRVRDIGLLGRGRGDWSADEPVAEEWDLARDAVDEDGAREPVVVVNANDSDDRNGTDRTLLEAAPGEVLDGAVAVAELVGADDVVVYCNEADDQGRERVHEAARTVAETLGDRLDRERRPEVVVGPNQYIAGEPTMALEAMEGNDRLEARLSPPSPAEHGLYGRPTVLHTPRTMAQVRRVVLAPEEFDADDADPGTRLVTVTGDVDAAATVELPTGGTLADVRQAVDLEGRFKMACVGGQFGGLTRSLSHSPSAPALVGAGLGTEGVIELLNEEHCVLATAGRRARFAKEENCGRCVTGRQGTIQLTEMLRDIYDGEYEDATIRELTRVMGETCMCGFGRSAVRPTVTGMREFEREVTAHAEGRCPSGECEVGGRG; translated from the coding sequence ATGGACGAATCGAGGGATTCGACTAGCGGCGATGCCGTCGTTCGCGTCGCCGGCGGATCGCGGAGCAGACGGCGGAAGCAACGCGCACTCGACGAGGTTCGTTCGGCGGCGACCGACGCTCGCGTCCTCGAGACGGGGCCGACGGGCGTTCGACGGCACGAACCGCTCGTCCTGCTGACCCGCGACGAGCGGACGGCGTTCGTCCCGGCGTCGATCGTGGGACGGCTCGAGTCGGTCGTGGAGACGTTCGAGCGGGGCGAACTCCCGACCGACGACGCCGTGGCGGTCGTCGAACACGATCCGGAGCCGGCGTCGCTCCCGACGCCGGCGGACGGCCCGCTCGCGGTGGGCCGGCGACGGGCCCTCGGCCGCTGTGGCTGGATCGAGCCCGCGTCGGTTCCCGACGAGTCGGCGGCCGAACTGGCGAGCGACCGGCCGGACGAGGCGCGGTCGCGCGTCCGTGATATCGGCCTGCTGGGCCGCGGCCGGGGGGACTGGAGCGCCGACGAACCCGTCGCCGAGGAGTGGGACCTCGCCCGCGACGCGGTCGACGAGGACGGCGCTCGAGAGCCGGTCGTCGTCGTCAACGCCAACGACAGCGACGACCGCAACGGGACCGACCGGACGCTGCTCGAGGCCGCGCCGGGCGAGGTGCTCGACGGGGCCGTGGCCGTCGCTGAACTGGTCGGTGCCGACGACGTCGTCGTCTACTGCAACGAGGCCGACGATCAGGGGCGCGAGCGCGTCCACGAGGCCGCGCGAACCGTCGCGGAGACGCTGGGCGACCGACTCGACCGGGAGCGACGCCCGGAGGTCGTCGTCGGCCCGAACCAGTACATCGCCGGCGAGCCGACGATGGCGCTCGAGGCGATGGAGGGGAACGACCGCCTCGAGGCGCGCCTCAGCCCGCCGTCGCCGGCCGAACACGGGCTCTACGGACGGCCGACAGTGCTTCACACGCCGCGAACGATGGCGCAGGTCCGGCGTGTGGTGCTCGCCCCCGAGGAGTTCGACGCCGACGACGCCGATCCGGGCACTCGCCTCGTCACCGTGACGGGCGACGTCGACGCGGCGGCGACCGTGGAGTTGCCGACCGGCGGAACTCTCGCGGACGTGCGCCAGGCGGTCGATCTCGAGGGACGGTTCAAGATGGCCTGTGTCGGCGGCCAGTTCGGCGGACTCACGCGGTCGCTCTCCCACTCCCCGTCGGCACCCGCTCTCGTGGGCGCTGGGCTCGGGACGGAGGGCGTGATCGAACTACTGAACGAGGAGCACTGCGTCCTCGCGACGGCCGGCCGACGGGCCCGCTTCGCGAAAGAAGAGAACTGCGGTCGCTGCGTCACTGGCCGCCAGGGAACGATCCAGCTCACTGAAATGCTTCGAGACATCTACGACGGGGAGTACGAGGACGCGACGATCCGCGAACTGACTCGCGTGATGGGCGAGACGTGCATGTGCGGCTTCGGTCGCTCTGCGGTCCGCCCGACCGTCACGGGGATGCGCGAGTTCGAACGGGAAGTGACCGCCCACGCCGAGGGTCGCTGTCCCAGCGGCGAGTGCGAAGTCGGAGGGCGAGGATGA
- a CDS encoding pro-sigmaK processing inhibitor BofA family protein — MTGLEILILILVLVLVLAAARIVRVASPFIVNAVVGLVVLYVAQVVFGLGIAVTPIVIAIVALGGVPGSVLVIALSLFGVAFVP, encoded by the coding sequence ATGACTGGTCTCGAGATCCTGATTTTAATCCTCGTGCTCGTGCTCGTCCTCGCCGCGGCGCGGATCGTACGGGTTGCCAGCCCGTTCATCGTCAATGCGGTGGTCGGGCTGGTGGTGTTGTACGTCGCACAGGTCGTCTTCGGCCTCGGGATCGCAGTGACGCCGATCGTCATCGCGATCGTCGCACTCGGCGGCGTCCCGGGCTCGGTGCTCGTCATCGCACTCTCGCTGTTCGGTGTCGCCTTCGTGCCCTGA